The genome window CGGTGACCGAACGAGCGGTAGAATTGCAGCTTTTCGGCCAGCGCATCATCGTCCGTAACGATACAACCCCCTTCGACGGTATGAAACACTTTCGTTGCGTGGAAACTACAGGTGCTTACATCACCGTAGCTCAGAATCGAACGACCATTATAAGACGCCCCAAATGTGTGGGCGGCATCGTAAATAACTTTTAAATTGTGTTTTTCGGCAATCGCCTGGATCTGTTCAATCCGGCAGGCGTTTCCATAGACGTGCGTGGCCATAATGGCCTGCGTGTTTTCGGTGATAAGCGACTCGATCTTATCTGGGTCGATGTTGTAATCGTCGGGTCGAATGTCAGCAAAAACAGGCGTACAACCTTCCCAAAGTAACGCATTGGTGGTGGCCACATAGGAGAACGGCGTCGTAATCACTTCCTTCGTAATGTCCATAGCCTTAAGAGCCATTTGAAGGACGATTGTGCCATTTGTGCAGAATTTCAGGTGTTTTACGCCCAGAAATTCCCTCATTTTTTCCTCCAGTTCACGCAGCAGGGGGCCATCATTGGTTAGATGTACACGTTCCCAGATACCTTTGAGATAGTTCGTGTACTCGTCAAGATCGGGCAGGTATGATTTTGTGACGTTAATCATCGGTCAGGTTTTCAGTGTTCAACAGTCAACTGGTGAACACTCATTTTAAGGATGCTGGCTCCAGCATACCCATCTCGAACGGAAACTGTGGACGGACATAGCCCGGCCATTTGCCGTACCAGGCAATGCCTTCGCGGAAATCTTCCACATCGAAGGTAATGCCTTCTTCCATAACATACAGGGGTGTAACGGTATCTTTTACAACCATGATAGAGATGGTGTATGAACCGTCATTCAGAAAAAAGCCCGGAATAGTACACTCCCCGGCGATCAATCCTTTTTCGTACGACTTCGACTGTGTTCCGACGTTGAAAATACATTCCCCCGTCAGTGAATTCAGGTGCATGGACAGATTCAGGTTGGCCCGATCCATCATGTTCCAGAACTCGAACCGGAATTTCATGGGCGTCCGTACATCAATGTGCGTCAACTCATCCTGATAATCCGGAATCAACTCGATGCGTTTGATGCGTACGAGGTCGTTGCCCGGTGCTTCTTCCGGCGTATCCCAACTCCGGAGCAGTCGGGTTTTGGAGACTTTGCTCAGATAGGTGGCAATGACCTGATTGGTTTCGCCCTGCTCCAGCAATTGCCCTTTTTCGAAATAGAGCGTTTTGTTACATAGGGCCTGAACTGCCGTCAGGTTATGACTCACAAAAAGAATGGTCCGGCCACTGGCTGAATTGTCACGCATTTTGCCAAGACTTTTCTTCTGGAATTCAGCGTCACCAACGGCCAGTACCTCATCCACGATCATAATTTCGGGATCAAGGTGAGCCGAAATGGCAAAACCTAAGCGGACGTACATACCAGATGAGTAGCGCTTAACGGGCGTATCAAGGAATTTTTCAACACCGGCAAAGGCAACGATCTCATCGAACTGCTTCTTGATCTCACCACGGCTCATGCCCAAGAGTGAACCGTTCAAATATATGTTTTCGCGACCCGTAAGTTCCGGGTGGAAACCAGTACCTACCTCAAGCAGGGAGGCAACCCGTCCACGAATGCGTACAGACCCGCTACTAGGCTCAATGATTTTACTCAGAATTTTTAAGAGGGTCGATTTCCCCGCACCGTTATGCCCAACAATACCAACGCGATCACCTTGCTCGATCGAAAAACTTACGTCCCGTAATGCCCAGAATTCTTCCCGCGTCTTCGTTTCCTCTGCTTTTTTATTGCCGAAGAATTGCCGGAAGTTTTCAGTTAATACATCACGCAGGGTATTCACACCCTTGCCCTTCTGGTGGTCAATGATGTAGTGCTTACTTATATTTTCGACAGTAATGACGGACATAGCTTGTAGGTATTAGTCATGAGTATCGGTCGTTGGTCGTTTGCTTTACGTGAGCATGGGACTAGTGACCGATACCGATGACTATTATATATCATCAACAAATGTGTTTTCGCGTTTCCGGAAAAAGTAAAGAGACAAAAATAAGCAAACGCCTACAATTGTGGCTGATACCAGGAGACTCTGTGGGTTAAAATACGCTCGTTCGCCAAGCAGCGACCAGCGAAAACCATCGATAATACCAACTAGCGGATTGCACCAGTAAAAGGGGGCCCACCATTCATTGGATTTCTCAGCGACCAGCCGGCTGCTGTAAGCAATCGGACAAACGTAAAAACCGACCTGAACAATGAACGGAATCAACTGACCAATATCGCGGAATTTGACATTGACAACGGCAAAAAATAGTCCAAAAGCGAAAGATGCCAGCAGAGCCATTACAATAAACGCCGGTAAAAGCAACAGATGCCAGTCAGGAACAAACCGATACCAGATTGCCAGCAGAATAAATAAACCCAATGATACTAAAAAATCCAGAAAACTGACAGCCACCGAGCTGAGTGGCATAAGCAATCGGGGGAAGTATACTTTGGTGACAAGGTTCGAATTCAGGGTCACGCTGTTACTGATCTGCGTAAAAGCCGTGGAGAAAAACGTCCAGACCGTGATCCCGCCCAGTACCATAAGCGGATAGGGAACGCCCGGATCGGCAGGAAGTTTGGCAATTTTACTGAAAACG of Spirosoma agri contains these proteins:
- a CDS encoding ABC transporter permease; translated protein: MKTQEVIIEPGRAERHYWRDLWRNRELLYILSMRDVSVRYKQTALGTAWGLIRPLTTMLIMVFVFSKIAKLPADPGVPYPLMVLGGITVWTFFSTAFTQISNSVTLNSNLVTKVYFPRLLMPLSSVAVSFLDFLVSLGLFILLAIWYRFVPDWHLLLLPAFIVMALLASFAFGLFFAVVNVKFRDIGQLIPFIVQVGFYVCPIAYSSRLVAEKSNEWWAPFYWCNPLVGIIDGFRWSLLGERAYFNPQSLLVSATIVGVCLFLSLYFFRKRENTFVDDI
- a CDS encoding DegT/DnrJ/EryC1/StrS family aminotransferase gives rise to the protein MINVTKSYLPDLDEYTNYLKGIWERVHLTNDGPLLRELEEKMREFLGVKHLKFCTNGTIVLQMALKAMDITKEVITTPFSYVATTNALLWEGCTPVFADIRPDDYNIDPDKIESLITENTQAIMATHVYGNACRIEQIQAIAEKHNLKVIYDAAHTFGASYNGRSILSYGDVSTCSFHATKVFHTVEGGCIVTDDDALAEKLQFYRSFGHRNDDYYSIGINAKNSEFHAAMGLCVLPKVPALIAARKQVFSWYDSRLNTERITRPALTPGVDYNYAYYPVVFDSESTLLRVVDALKAQDIVPRRYFFPSLNTLPFSVGHQPCPVSEDVSLRVLCLPLYPSLEEEDVDRIAAIVNEIVSVLSEPV
- a CDS encoding ABC transporter ATP-binding protein — encoded protein: MSVITVENISKHYIIDHQKGKGVNTLRDVLTENFRQFFGNKKAEETKTREEFWALRDVSFSIEQGDRVGIVGHNGAGKSTLLKILSKIIEPSSGSVRIRGRVASLLEVGTGFHPELTGRENIYLNGSLLGMSRGEIKKQFDEIVAFAGVEKFLDTPVKRYSSGMYVRLGFAISAHLDPEIMIVDEVLAVGDAEFQKKSLGKMRDNSASGRTILFVSHNLTAVQALCNKTLYFEKGQLLEQGETNQVIATYLSKVSKTRLLRSWDTPEEAPGNDLVRIKRIELIPDYQDELTHIDVRTPMKFRFEFWNMMDRANLNLSMHLNSLTGECIFNVGTQSKSYEKGLIAGECTIPGFFLNDGSYTISIMVVKDTVTPLYVMEEGITFDVEDFREGIAWYGKWPGYVRPQFPFEMGMLEPASLK